CAGCGAGTGGCACTTGGCCGCGCGATTGTGCGCAGGCCCAAAGTGTTTCTGTTCGACGAACCGCTCTCGAACCTTGACCCGAAACTGCGAACCGGCATGCGCGTCGAAATCAAGCGCCTGCACCGGCAGCTTGCGTCGACGATGATCTATGTAACGCACGACCAGCTTGAGGCGATGACACTCGGCGACCGCATCGTGGTGATCAACCAGGGCAAAATTCAGCAGGTGGGTAAACCAATCGATGTCTACAATAAGCCACAAAACCTTTTTACCGCGGGTTTTATCGGCAGCCCTCCCATGAACTTTTTTGAACTCACCCTTTACCACGAGGGCGAGCAGCTATTGCTCAAGAACGACGTGTTTAGTCTGTCTCTTTCTGCATCGCACGCACTTGCGGCGCCGCTGCTGAAAAGTTTTGCGGGTGCGCCGAAACTCACGGCCGGCATTCGCGCCGAGCATTTGAAAATTGCGCGGGCTGGCACCACCAAACCTTCTATACACGCTCTTGTCGAAGTCGTTGAGCCGGCCGCGCCAGAGGTATTTTTGTATCTCAAAAGCGGCAATGCGTCGTTCGTGATGCGCGACGACACTGTGCTCGAGCCGCTGGTGCAGGCGGGCGAGACGCTCGGCGTGTATGCCGAGCCCGAGAATATCCATTTTTTTGATGGCAATGGCGTGAGGCTGGCATAAAATAGTCTGAGTGAGGCGAATATGAAAAAAAAGATCAAGGTCGCGAATACTCAAGCTATGCCAAAAGTTTCAGATTCGATGAAACCCTATAGCGTTATCAAGAACAAGAACAGTAAACCCGTCTTCGTTCTGGTCCCTTACGAGGTTTGGCAAGAATCGAAGCAAAAATTGGGGTCTCGGTCAACGAGAAAAATTTCGACCGGCGAACCGCCGAAAAGAAGCGTCAAAAGTAATCCTTGGGTAGATTTCGCAGGCTCGCTGGAGGTTCGCGAAGACGGCCTCGAGTTCCAAAAGCGTCTCCGAAGCGAATGGTCGTGAATAACCTCAAAGACACGAACATTGCGATCTACCAGCTTCAGAACCGACTCGTCAACCAGCTGTCTGAGGGCAGATATTTTCTTTCGGTCATATCTGAAATTGAGCTGCTTGCATATCCCGGCCTCACGAAAACTGAGGAGCAAAATATCAAGATGCTGCTGAAGACTCTCGATATCGTACCCCTGAGTGAAGCTGTGAAAAGCGAGACGATTGCGATTAAACGGAAGCATCAGTTGAAACTACCAGATGCGATAATCGTCGCCACCGCAAAGGTGCATAAGTGCCTGCTGCTTACGAATGATGAGCATATTGCAAGACAGAATATTGTAGAGACTCGTGCTTGTGCCGTAAAGAAACCAGGTAGATGAAGAGTAACTTCGCTTATCCAATGCGATTGCATAAAGTGACGCCCTACCTCTGGCTCACGCCCTTTCTCGCGGTATTCGGCGTCTTTCTCGCTTACCCGATGATATATTCATTTATTATCAGTCTCAAAAAGGTTACGTGGCAGACAAATTTCTATAACGTCTTTTCTGACATGCAGTGGGTGGGCTTTGCCAACTACAGCGAACTCATCGGCCGCGCCGACTTCTGGTGGTCGCTCATCGCAACCTTCATCTACATGCTGCTGACGATTCCGCTCGGCATATTTCTCTCTTTACTGCTCGCAACGCTGCTCAGTGAAAACCTTCCCGGCAGCCGCTTCTTTCGTTCGGCGCTGTTTCTGCCCAATATTCTCGACATGCTGGTCATCGGCCTCGTGTGGAAGCTCATCTATTCGCCCGACGGCCTGCTCGACACCGCGTTTATGAAAGTGGGGATTCAGTACTTTCATGCAAAAGGCTTTCTGGGTGACGCGCATACTGCGCTCGCGGCGGTCGCGATTGCCATGGTCTTCAAGGGCTGTGGTTTTGGCATGGTGCTTTTCATGACTGCGATGAAAAATATCTCGCCGAATATCTTTGAAGCCGCAGACCTCGACGGCATGACCTGGTGGCAGAAGTTTCGTTACATTCGGGTGCCACTCGTGAAGCCCGTAATTCTGTTTCTGACTGTTACGGGAATTCTAGGGTGCCTGAATGCCTTTACAGAGTTCTATATCATGACCGAGGGAAATCCGGTTACTTTGTTTGCGAATGAAACCGTCGGCGCCACCCGCGTTTCGGGTTATCTTCTTTATACACGCTTCACCGAGATGAACTATGGCTCGGCTGCCGCGATGTCTTACTTCTTGCTGATTTTCGCGCTCGTTGTCTCTTATTTGAACTGGCGTTTTCTGCGGGAGAAAGCGGCGTGAAGAGAATTTTGCTATGGATTTCCATAGCCGCACTCGCAGCGTTCGCGCTGCTGCCGCTCTTCTGGATGGTCATCACCGCGCTCAAAAAAGAGGGCATGGGGCTGAGCACACAGGTTCTGCCTACCGGCGGCTTTTCAGAACTCTACACGTTCAAAAACTTCACCGCCATTCTGGGCGACCCTGATTTTCCGTTTTTTCGCTTTTTGCTGAACAGTACCGTCGTCGCCGGATCAACCGCACTCATTTCAACGACGATCTGCTTCATGTCGGCGTATGCATTCGCGCGCAAGACTTTTCCCGGTAAAGAGCTCGTTTATGGTCTGCTCATGGCGTCGATGATGGTGCCCGGCATGATTTTCATGGTGCCGCAGTTTGCGCTTATCGCCGAATTCGGCTGGATGAACAGCTGGCAGGCGCTGGTGATACCCCACACGGCAAACGTCTTTGGCATTTTTTTGCTCAGGCAGTCGGTGGAGCGCATACCCAAATCGCTCTTTGAGGCAGCCGAAGTCGACGGCGCGAGTGATTGGCAAACGATGCGGCTCGTCGTCGTGCCGCTCGTGTCGCCAGTGCTCTTGACTCTGGTGCTGCTTACCTTTCTCGGCCAGTGGTCAAACTTTCTGTGGCAGCTGATCGTGAACACACCCGACTCAAACTGGATTACACTACCGGTGGGCATTTCCCTTTTCAAAGGCCAGTATTCCATTGCGTGGGAGAAGATGATGGCGGCATCGGTGATTTCTGTGCTGCCTGTGCTGCTGCTGTTCTTATTTTTGCAGCGTTATATCATCAGCGGGTTAACGCAAGGTGGGGTGAAGGAGTGACCGCAAAGATATTCTCCATTTGCCCCCGAATTAATTCGGGGGCAAATGGAATGCTGCTATGGATTTCCTTTGCAGCAATTATTTTGTCTGCCATAACGTGCGGGCAACGGCCCAGGTCACAGAGTAACGGCCCCCGCACTCTCACCCTCTGGCATTCTTACAATAATGAAGAAACTCGTGTCTTTAACGAGCTGCTCTCCGACTACCAAAAACAAAACCCGCACATCAAGATCATTGCCGAGCGCGTACCCTTCGACGGCCTGCTGCCGAAACTCACATCGGCGGCCATTGCGCACCGCACGCCCGACATTGCGCGGGTAGACATTGGCCACATACCCCGGCTGGCGTGGGGTAAGGCGATTGAACCGCTCGACCTTTACGGTGCTGAAAAACTTACGCAGGGCATGCACCGCATTGCGAAACCCGTGGCTTCGGTAACTATGCCGGGCAAAACGGCCAGTGAAATATTTGCGATACCCGACCAGCTCACAACGGTTGCACTCTACTATAACAAAGACCTCATGGCTGCTGCGGCTGTGCAGATACCGCGAACACTCGGTGAATTACGCGCTATCGGCAAAAAGTTTTCAGCACGGGGAAAATCCTCAAAAGCGCTCGCGATTAACTCGTCGCTGTGGTGGATTATGCCGTGGCTGTTCTTGCACGATGCGCAGGTGCTCTCGCCGCAGCTCGACAAGTGCCTTCTGGGGTCTGGCGAAGCGGTCGCGACGCTGGAATATTTGCGCGAGCTCTACACCGAAGGTGTCGAGGCCGGAGCGTGGCTTTCGGGCGCGATCAACCCCGATCAGGGTTTTATGACCGGGCGTTACGCGATGATTCTGTCGGGCCCGTGGAACCTGCAGACGTTCAGCAAGATTAATTTCGGCCTGAGTCTCGTGCCGGGCAATGGCAAACTTCGTTCGGCATCGAATATCGGCGGCTCGGCAATGGTTGTCTTCGCCGCCTCACGCGAAAAACAAGAATCTTACCGGCTGCTCGAATATTTGGTGTCAGAGCCCGTGCAAATAAAATGGATTCAGGGTACGGGCCAGCTAAGCGTGAACCCTGCGGCGAACCGCGCGATGGCGGCATTGTTTTCGAAAGAACTTAAAGTCTTTCTCGAGCAGCTCGACTACGCAGGTGCGCGGCCCGCACTTCCCGGCTATGACGCACTCGAAAGCATTGTGGCGCCCTACCTCTACGCTGCGCTCGACGGGTCGCTCACCAGCCGCGAGGCGTTGAAGCGCGCGTGTACCGATGTCGAGAAGAATTTGCTCATACCCAATAGGTGAACGCCAAGCAGAGCTGAAAGATTATGCCAACTGTACTGCGAATACGAAGCTTTCGATTCCACTTTTATTCGAACGAGGGCATCGAACCGGCTCACATTCACGTTGACACGCCCGATGGCGAATGCAAGTTCTGGCTGAATCCCGTAGAATTGGCTCGCGCCGGTGGGTTGCCGCCGCGAGTATTGCGGGAAATACAGAGTCTTATTTTGGAGAATGAAAGGTTCTTATTGGAGAAATTTCATGAGTACCACGGCAGATAAAGTCACAAAAGAGAAGGAAACAGTCGCTGTTGCCGTTAGAGCAGAGGGGCGTACTATTATCGTAGAACTGTATGACGGTCGCACGGTCAGCTTTCCCGCTGATCGATATAAGATTCTACACAAAGCTAAAGACCACGAACTGAAAGCAGTGACGTTGCGAGCTGGCGGCACCGCTTTGCGTTGGGAGAATCTGGACGAAGACCTTACCGTCGAGGGCATTGTGGCTGGAAGATTTCAGCTGTAGATTATGTCACATCTCGCAGCTATGGAATTTCATAGCTGTGCGCCGCGCGTGGCACAATGCTACCAACCCCTACAAACTATTTACTTTACTTGCTGATCGCGCGCCTAGACTGACGCCCATGCGGCGCGGTGTCGAACTTCTCTTTGCATCGGCATTCGCGCTCGCCGCGGCTGCCTGCAACAGTGAACAAAAACAACGCCAGTATATTCCGGTAATCGACCTGACCGACGCAGAGGGTAACGTCATCGACACTCCCTGCACTAACCCGCAGTCGCCGAACGCGTACGCGCAACCGACAGCGGCTGAGTGGCCGACGATTCGCGACGTGAAAATGGGCGCCGTTTACGATGGCACGAATATCACCTTCAGATTTTTCGCTCCTACCGCGCAGCAGGTCGAAGTTGTTCTATACGACAACGCGGCACAGAGCCTCTTCAGCCCGAATGCAGTCGTGCCGATGACGCGTGACGGTGTCGGCAATGCAGGCTTCGGCGTGTGGAGCTCAGCCGCGTTGACAGTTGCCGACGCGCGCCCGGTCTCGGTTGCAGGCGCGGGCAGGTATTATTACCGTTACCGCATCAACTGCATGCAGAATTATGAAAACAAGACGATCGCTGACCGCGATCGCTATATCACCGACCCTTACGCGCTGGCGAGCGCCGGCTCGCACGGCCATGGCATCATCATCGACACCCAGTGGACCGTGAATAATGTCTTTAGCGGCTGGGCAAATGCCACAGACGGAGTGACCTCAGACATCGGCGGCGCCAACTGGTTTGGCACCGCCCGGCCGCCGACATCGCAATACATCGTATACGAAACGCACCTCGACGACATGAGCGGCGGTGCATCGTGCCTGCAGGCGCATGCCGGCAGCACGTGCAAGACAAACCTGCAGAACTATTACACGGGCAATGCGGCTTTTATGACGGCAATCGGCGCAACTGGCGCCGATAATCTTTCGGGCAAATACGCGGGTTTCGAGGCGATGGCCACTCACCTGTCGTCAACGCTCGGTGCCAATGCAGTGCACCTGATGCCACTGCACGAATCTTCGAACGACAACAAAGACAACCCCGAGAGCTACAGCTGGGGCTACCTGCCCTCACTATTCTTCGCGCCAGAATCGTCTTATTCTTCATACTGCACGCGCGCCAACGCCAACGACACCTGCACGTACGCCGACGCACGCGCGGGCTATCAGGTGCTTGAACTCAAGCGCCTGATAAAGAAGCTGCACTCTCAGGGTATTGCCGTGATTCTCGATGTGGTTTTGAACCACACCTCGAATGCATTCAACTATCTGTACCAGGCAGACCCTTATGGCCGTTATTATTTTCGCACGAACGGGCTTAACTGGTCGAATATCGGCACGGGTAACCAGATCTTCGACGACCGCAACCAGCGGCCATTCGCATACAAGATGGTTATGGACAACATCAAATACTGGGTGAAGCATTTTCACGTCGACGGATTTCGATTCGATCTGGCCGTCGGCACCGCTGAACAAACGCTGCGCGACATACAGAACATGGTCAACGACGCCAACCAGCCGGGAGTCTGGACAACGACGACGCCACCTTCGGCGACACAATCGAGCCTCATTATGGACAGCGAATTTGTTCGCACATCGGCTGCTGAAACCTATGCCACCGACGGCAACACCCGTGACAACTTCAACAATGTCATCAAGTTACCCAATTTCATGACGGGTGAAAACTGGCTCGGCGCGCAGCGCCACGGTTTTATGGTACAGAGCACATGGACATCACCCGATTTTGCTGCTCAGCGCACCGCCGACTACCGGGGTTTCTCGCAGTGGAACGACTACTTTCGCGAATCTCTGAAAAAGTTTATTCAAGGTAACACCGACACGCTGTACACGACGCGCAGCAAGACCGCGATGTATTTCAGCAAGAGCCGCGACGACGGCGTCTGGCAGGGCATCTCGAACCATCCGCCTGACACGCTGAACTATATCGAAAGCCACGACGAAGAGACCGTCGCGCGCGCGGTGCTCGATTCAAAGTCGAAATCGGCAATCGGCAGCGTGCTGCTTCTGACGGCACACGGCATACCGATGCTGTACGAGGGGCAGGAGTTCATGCGCAACCGCCAGATTCAAGACCAAAGCAAGACAGGTAACAACCTCGACTGGCAGCTCGCGACAACAAACGCCGATATGCTTGCATTTGTCGCTACGCTCGTCAAGCTGCGCAGGTCCTGCCCGGCGCTGCGCTACGCATCTGACCCGACGAACACGTTTTCAAATTTCGACACGACGACACCCAACCAGACGATCTCGTTCTTCACGCGCAGCGGCACGAGCTGTTCGGGTTTCACGGGCACAGACGCAGGCTTCATCAACGCCAAATCAGAGTTTCGTATTCTCGCGAACATGACGGGTGGCGCGCAGAACTTCGTCGTTGAAACGGGTGGCGCATCTTGGCGCGCGGTCGCAGCGGCGACAGGCGGTAACGACAACACGAACTGTTCAGACCAGGCAGCGGCGACATTGCGCTTTGCGAATGGCACCGGAACGAACCTCATCAGCGGCTGGGGACCAACGACAAATAACTGGAGCCTGCCGTGCTACAGCGCGGTGGTGTTGGTGAAACAATGAAAAAACATGATCGACAACAAACAATATGCACAGCGCTGCTGTGCATATTATTTGTTGCAAAATGCGCCGGGCCCAAGTCAGACTTCTACCGCATGTACGACGCCGAGCCGCATGCGCCGTCGTTTAATACGACGCAGATCAAGAACATGGAAGTCATGGGCCCAAAGATCGTCGACGGCGGGGTCAGCTTCACCCTCTATTCTGAACGCGCGACACGCGTGCACCTGTTGATCTTCGAAGACCCCGAAAGCAAATATCCTGTGCAGGAATTTCAAATGTCGCGCTTCGGCAACGTCTGGTCGGTTTTTGTGAACGGCGTCGGCCATGGTACTTATTATGGCTACCGCGCCTGGGGGCCAAACTTCGATTATCACCCTTCATGGTACCCCGGCACGCTTTATGGTTTCAAATCAGACTTCGACAACCAGGGTAATCGCTTTAACCCCAACAAACTCTTGCTCGACCCATATGCAAAGGCCGTGCACCGCAAGCATGACTGGACAAAGGGTATGGCCGCCTCGGGCCCTTACCGCCACGAAGACACGACTGCCGCCGCGGGAAAAGGTATCGTGCTGCGTGACAACAACTACAGCTGGAGCGGCGACGAACAGTCGTACTGGTCGCGTAAACAGAGCACGGCCAATCGCCGCGCGCGTAATTCGATAATCTTCTACGAGGTACATCCTAAAGGTATTTCTGCTGCTTCATTACCGGGAATTCCCGGTCTTGCAAATGATTACCGCGCGCGGTTTCCCGGTACGTTTCGCGGCACGGGCGAACTTGCGCCTTATCTCGCAGACTTAGGCATTACAGCGGTTGAGTTTCTACCCGTGCACGAGGCCGGTGGCGACGGCGGCTACTGGAAATACTGGACGCTCAACTTTTTCGCGCCTGAGTTCACGTATGCATACCGACCTGAAAAGGGTTCGCAGGTGAATGAGTTCAGGCAGATGGTCGAACAGTTTCACAAATATAATATCGAAGTCATCATCGACGTCGTTTACAACCACACCGGCGAGGGTGGTCTGTGGCGCGAGAAGGTGCCGCTCATCGAGGGCAATGTGCCGACGAACCCGAACGACCCTTCGAACTTTTGGGGTTATGACCCGGCAGAAACCGCAACGATTCTTTCGTATCGCGGCATCGATAACTACAGCTACTATGCGCTCACTGGCCCCAACAAAGAATTTTATTACGACCACACCGGCACCGGTAACATGGTACGCACCGGCAGCCCGCCCGTGCGCCGCATGGTGATCGACAGCCTGCGCTACTGGGTCGAGCAGATGCACATCGACGGGTTTCGCTTCGACCTCAGCGAGGTGCTCGAAAAAAAAGACGGACAGGCAACCAACAACTGGAACGGTTACAGCTACTGGAAAGAATGGGGCGCCGACAGCACCTCGGGCATTGCGGCGACGCGCAAGAACATGTCAGCCTCGATGTGGATTGTCAACGACCCGGTTCTGCAACGCTATGACACGCGGCTCATCGCCGAGCCATGGTCGATTGGCGGCTATCGCTTCGGCGACCACCCTAAGGCCTATTGTTATGGCGCCGACGGCCAGCACTACGCGGGCTATGAAACGGGCTGTGCGAGTCAGGACACCACCTACACCACGGGTTATGCCTGGTATGAATGGTCAGATCTTTTCAAGCGCGTCTCACGCCGCATCATCAACAACGACGACTACCGCTTCAACGGCGATTCGCCGGTTGATTTCGGTGGCGCGCTCACCGGCAGCGCCGCGAAGTTCAATGAGAGTTTCGACGGTCGCCAACCATACCACAATATCAACAAGATCACCGCGCACGACGGTTTCACGATGTACGACCTGTTGAGCTATAACCAGAAACGCAATGGCATTGGCCCGCTGAACCCACTCGGTACCGACCCGTATTCGGGCGACGACGGCAGCAACTATTCGCGCGACTGGGGATTCAACGAGAACCTGAAGCGGCAAAACTTTCGCAACCTCATCACCCTGCTCATGGTAGCGAACGGCACACCGATGCTCTTGGGTGGCGACGAATGGATGCGCACACAATTCGGTAACAACAACGCCTACAGCACAGGTTCAGACAACCAGTACAACTGGTACCGCTGGGGTGTGTGGGTATCAGACCCCTATGCGTACCGCATGTACGACTTTACACGCAAGATGATACGCTTTCGCAAAGATAACCTGTGGGCGTTCGCGAAGACGACTTACCCCGGCATGAATGATCTCAGCTGGCACGACATCGGCGCATCACCCAATAACTGCGACGCAAGCCTTGCCGGCACGGCCGCATGGGGCGGCACCGACAAGGTGATCGCGCTCTGTTACAAGAACCCGCCAACCGGCAAGACTGAAATTTACATCGCTTTCAACCTGGGTGGCACGACGACGCACAATATAAACCTGCCGACCGGCACCTGGAACGTCGTCGTCGACACACAATACTACTTTGAAGGATTTCATGCGAACCTAAGCGGTAACTACTGCGCCAATAGTTCAGACTCAACGTTTAACCCGGCGGCGCCAAAATGCAACGCGAGCACTGTGACAGGCACATACTCGCTGCCGCCGCGCAGTGTGTTAATTTTACAGAAGCAATAAGCGAATCTCTTCGATGAAATTGCAGACGGCTCAGAAACTTCTATTCATCGTCGCCGCCATACCCACCTTCTGGCTGTGGGCACAGGGCAACGCTGACAAGATCAGACTCAATCGCCCGGCTGCGCCCGCAAGTTTCAACGCGGCGAAAGAAGAGTCCACCGAAGCAGCGGCTAAGGCAGATGCGGCCGCGGCGACCGCTGTCAAGACAGAAGACGCTACCGACCTTGAAGAAAAGAAGAGCGGCTTTAAAATTCCGAAGCCGTTTTTCTTTAACATGTACTTTCGCGCCAGCGCGCAAGATGACTTTGGTTATAACTCCCCCACACTCGGCTGGTCGCCGTTTTATGGCCGACTCATGAACGAGACACCGTGGCTCATGGCCGACTTTGGCTACCATGTCGTGCGACCCGAAACACCGGGAGCGCCGCGCGCGACGCTCTTCATGCGAATCGAAGGCGGCAGCTTTCGCGGTTATGATAAAGGCCAGGGTTCGCTCGGCAATTTTAACATCAACCACATCTGGGTTGAAACGGAGAATGTGCTCGCGAAAACTCTCGTGACGCAGACGGGCAACCTGTGGTACAACATGGGCTACATCGGTATCTTCGACAATTTTACCTCGCAGGTTTTCTATGACACGATCGGCTTTCGCGCGGGCCAACGCACCAAGTGGTTTGAATATTTCGCCGGCGTCGGCGATTCGGGCTGGTCGATCTACCGCAACCGCAGCTACGACGGCTGGCAAGGCCACCAGTACGCAGTGATACCGACAGTGGGCGGTCTCGTGAAACTGAATCTTTACGAGATGCAGGCGCTGAAGAGTTTCAGCAACAAGTTTATGCCCAAGTGGCAACTCGGCACCACCTTTCAGATGATGTGGGAGAGAGAAAGCGAGACGAACCGCGGCGCCCCCAACCAAACGCCGTCTGTCGCCTATGCCGATGTGATGCGCGGTGAAGCGTTCAAAAAGTTTATGCTCGAGAATCCCGGCAATTCAGACTTTTTTCCCTGGGCGCAGTCGACCGGTGCAAACTACTGGCGCGGCACGCTGTGGACTGGTTTTGGCGGCCCCGAGTTTGGCCCGCTCAAAATTTATTGGAACGATCTCAGCGTTCGCTTTGAGAAAAAAGCGCCGCAGATCGCGGTACGCGAAACGTACGACAACGAAAGCAAAGACATTTATATATCCTCATTTACCGATGAACGCTACGAGTTCACACTCTATGACGAAATTCAGATTCGCCTGCTGCCGAATCACTTCGACCTGAACGCGGGTTTTGCGTTCGGCAAAAGCTGGGATAACGACAACCGCATTCGTCCCGACGACCACAACAGCACGCGCTATTCGGTTGTCGTTCGCCCGATGTGGTACATCACCGAACACCTGCACTACCTGCTTGAGCTCGTCTATTCGCGCGAAAAATCGACCATCGGTAACCGCTACCGCGAACACTTCAACTCGATCAAGTCGAACACCGGCGGCATACCCGACGTCGATGGTCTCGAATGGGGCGACACCGACACAAAACACACATACCAGATCAAAACCGGTTTCACGATTAACCCTGCAGGGCGCGGCATCTATTCGCGCCCGGTGATTCGCCTGCTCTATGGCGTGCAGCATTCAAACGTTCAGGGTGCGTTCGGCAACAGTTTTGAAGAGAGCCTTAACCGCCGCAACCAGTTCAACCTCAACCGCGACATTCACTGGCACCACATGGTGCGCGTCGAATTCGAACACTGGTTCTCAGTCAGCGGATGGGAAGAAGGCTACATGCCCCCCATGGCGCAGCAGACCGAACGCCTGTCGCAGGTTCATAAAGGTGAGGATATCGACCCTTCTAAACCAAAGCGCTACGACATCTTCACGACTCTGTGGGGCGGTTGGGCGCTGCAGGTGGGGCCAATGACCACGGGGCTTGCCGACAGGTACGTGAACGACGCCGATGGCTGCCTCGGCCTCACGAGCCGGCAGT
The sequence above is a segment of the Turneriella parva DSM 21527 genome. Coding sequences within it:
- a CDS encoding alpha-amylase family glycosyl hydrolase is translated as MRRGVELLFASAFALAAAACNSEQKQRQYIPVIDLTDAEGNVIDTPCTNPQSPNAYAQPTAAEWPTIRDVKMGAVYDGTNITFRFFAPTAQQVEVVLYDNAAQSLFSPNAVVPMTRDGVGNAGFGVWSSAALTVADARPVSVAGAGRYYYRYRINCMQNYENKTIADRDRYITDPYALASAGSHGHGIIIDTQWTVNNVFSGWANATDGVTSDIGGANWFGTARPPTSQYIVYETHLDDMSGGASCLQAHAGSTCKTNLQNYYTGNAAFMTAIGATGADNLSGKYAGFEAMATHLSSTLGANAVHLMPLHESSNDNKDNPESYSWGYLPSLFFAPESSYSSYCTRANANDTCTYADARAGYQVLELKRLIKKLHSQGIAVILDVVLNHTSNAFNYLYQADPYGRYYFRTNGLNWSNIGTGNQIFDDRNQRPFAYKMVMDNIKYWVKHFHVDGFRFDLAVGTAEQTLRDIQNMVNDANQPGVWTTTTPPSATQSSLIMDSEFVRTSAAETYATDGNTRDNFNNVIKLPNFMTGENWLGAQRHGFMVQSTWTSPDFAAQRTADYRGFSQWNDYFRESLKKFIQGNTDTLYTTRSKTAMYFSKSRDDGVWQGISNHPPDTLNYIESHDEETVARAVLDSKSKSAIGSVLLLTAHGIPMLYEGQEFMRNRQIQDQSKTGNNLDWQLATTNADMLAFVATLVKLRRSCPALRYASDPTNTFSNFDTTTPNQTISFFTRSGTSCSGFTGTDAGFINAKSEFRILANMTGGAQNFVVETGGASWRAVAAATGGNDNTNCSDQAAATLRFANGTGTNLISGWGPTTNNWSLPCYSAVVLVKQ
- a CDS encoding carbohydrate ABC transporter permease, with amino-acid sequence MRLHKVTPYLWLTPFLAVFGVFLAYPMIYSFIISLKKVTWQTNFYNVFSDMQWVGFANYSELIGRADFWWSLIATFIYMLLTIPLGIFLSLLLATLLSENLPGSRFFRSALFLPNILDMLVIGLVWKLIYSPDGLLDTAFMKVGIQYFHAKGFLGDAHTALAAVAIAMVFKGCGFGMVLFMTAMKNISPNIFEAADLDGMTWWQKFRYIRVPLVKPVILFLTVTGILGCLNAFTEFYIMTEGNPVTLFANETVGATRVSGYLLYTRFTEMNYGSAAAMSYFLLIFALVVSYLNWRFLREKAA
- a CDS encoding extracellular solute-binding protein; amino-acid sequence: MSAITCGQRPRSQSNGPRTLTLWHSYNNEETRVFNELLSDYQKQNPHIKIIAERVPFDGLLPKLTSAAIAHRTPDIARVDIGHIPRLAWGKAIEPLDLYGAEKLTQGMHRIAKPVASVTMPGKTASEIFAIPDQLTTVALYYNKDLMAAAAVQIPRTLGELRAIGKKFSARGKSSKALAINSSLWWIMPWLFLHDAQVLSPQLDKCLLGSGEAVATLEYLRELYTEGVEAGAWLSGAINPDQGFMTGRYAMILSGPWNLQTFSKINFGLSLVPGNGKLRSASNIGGSAMVVFAASREKQESYRLLEYLVSEPVQIKWIQGTGQLSVNPAANRAMAALFSKELKVFLEQLDYAGARPALPGYDALESIVAPYLYAALDGSLTSREALKRACTDVEKNLLIPNR
- a CDS encoding DUF4160 domain-containing protein, whose amino-acid sequence is MPTVLRIRSFRFHFYSNEGIEPAHIHVDTPDGECKFWLNPVELARAGGLPPRVLREIQSLILENERFLLEKFHEYHGR
- a CDS encoding carbohydrate ABC transporter permease, with amino-acid sequence MKRILLWISIAALAAFALLPLFWMVITALKKEGMGLSTQVLPTGGFSELYTFKNFTAILGDPDFPFFRFLLNSTVVAGSTALISTTICFMSAYAFARKTFPGKELVYGLLMASMMVPGMIFMVPQFALIAEFGWMNSWQALVIPHTANVFGIFLLRQSVERIPKSLFEAAEVDGASDWQTMRLVVVPLVSPVLLTLVLLTFLGQWSNFLWQLIVNTPDSNWITLPVGISLFKGQYSIAWEKMMAASVISVLPVLLLFLFLQRYIISGLTQGGVKE
- a CDS encoding DUF2442 domain-containing protein → MSTTADKVTKEKETVAVAVRAEGRTIIVELYDGRTVSFPADRYKILHKAKDHELKAVTLRAGGTALRWENLDEDLTVEGIVAGRFQL
- a CDS encoding type II toxin-antitoxin system VapC family toxin — protein: MNNLKDTNIAIYQLQNRLVNQLSEGRYFLSVISEIELLAYPGLTKTEEQNIKMLLKTLDIVPLSEAVKSETIAIKRKHQLKLPDAIIVATAKVHKCLLLTNDEHIARQNIVETRACAVKKPGR
- a CDS encoding alpha-amylase family glycosyl hydrolase encodes the protein MYDAEPHAPSFNTTQIKNMEVMGPKIVDGGVSFTLYSERATRVHLLIFEDPESKYPVQEFQMSRFGNVWSVFVNGVGHGTYYGYRAWGPNFDYHPSWYPGTLYGFKSDFDNQGNRFNPNKLLLDPYAKAVHRKHDWTKGMAASGPYRHEDTTAAAGKGIVLRDNNYSWSGDEQSYWSRKQSTANRRARNSIIFYEVHPKGISAASLPGIPGLANDYRARFPGTFRGTGELAPYLADLGITAVEFLPVHEAGGDGGYWKYWTLNFFAPEFTYAYRPEKGSQVNEFRQMVEQFHKYNIEVIIDVVYNHTGEGGLWREKVPLIEGNVPTNPNDPSNFWGYDPAETATILSYRGIDNYSYYALTGPNKEFYYDHTGTGNMVRTGSPPVRRMVIDSLRYWVEQMHIDGFRFDLSEVLEKKDGQATNNWNGYSYWKEWGADSTSGIAATRKNMSASMWIVNDPVLQRYDTRLIAEPWSIGGYRFGDHPKAYCYGADGQHYAGYETGCASQDTTYTTGYAWYEWSDLFKRVSRRIINNDDYRFNGDSPVDFGGALTGSAAKFNESFDGRQPYHNINKITAHDGFTMYDLLSYNQKRNGIGPLNPLGTDPYSGDDGSNYSRDWGFNENLKRQNFRNLITLLMVANGTPMLLGGDEWMRTQFGNNNAYSTGSDNQYNWYRWGVWVSDPYAYRMYDFTRKMIRFRKDNLWAFAKTTYPGMNDLSWHDIGASPNNCDASLAGTAAWGGTDKVIALCYKNPPTGKTEIYIAFNLGGTTTHNINLPTGTWNVVVDTQYYFEGFHANLSGNYCANSSDSTFNPAAPKCNASTVTGTYSLPPRSVLILQKQ
- a CDS encoding ABC transporter ATP-binding protein, with the protein product MAAVKFDQVYKIYPNGYVGVEDFNLDIASGEFVIFVGPSGCGKSTTMRMVAGLESISRGSISIGDRIVNEVNPRDRDIAMVFQDYALYPHMSVRENLSLGLRLRKTPGAEIEARTQAAAKVLGLEQYMDRKPRELSGGQRQRVALGRAIVRRPKVFLFDEPLSNLDPKLRTGMRVEIKRLHRQLASTMIYVTHDQLEAMTLGDRIVVINQGKIQQVGKPIDVYNKPQNLFTAGFIGSPPMNFFELTLYHEGEQLLLKNDVFSLSLSASHALAAPLLKSFAGAPKLTAGIRAEHLKIARAGTTKPSIHALVEVVEPAAPEVFLYLKSGNASFVMRDDTVLEPLVQAGETLGVYAEPENIHFFDGNGVRLA